The following nucleotide sequence is from Coffea eugenioides isolate CCC68of chromosome 3, Ceug_1.0, whole genome shotgun sequence.
ataaattaaacaccataaaagtgttttatcccaaaccaaatataaaataaattaaaacagcataaaagtaaaaaataacataatatgttatttgtccaaatataataattttaacttcatacaagttaaataaattcatttaggattaaataattaatgcctttggaaaaagaatgatttagtttagttagataaaataatttttatgtttattaaattagttttaattcgtaaacgggtcacaTCGGGTCATATCAagtcaccacgggttgacccgaaattgacctgttttcttttcgggttcatcgggttcgacccgattctgacccgaactcCCGAAACCTCaatccaaacccattaatttcgtatTAGGTTCGTATCGTATTTTCGGGTCGTGTCaggaattgccacccctacatGCAGGTCTTACTTTGCAGTTGATACCGGCAATTGGGAAAATTGAGGAGAGGATTTTTTTATTGATCCCCCAGTGGGAGAAAGTTTAAACGACAACTTGCCCATTTGGCTGGGGATAgtcaaaaaaataatagtaatcATACTTTTTGTTTcagatttttgttttggttGAATATTTAATGTCTTGAAAATCTATCTTGAACCAACTAGACAAAAGCATCACATCACAGTATTGGATAATCAGttgatatgatatatatatatatgtatacatagtAATAAACGATAAGCCACCacggtggtggtggtggtgagtGAAGACAAATACTAGTACATAGAACTAATGTACGACACTAAACAAACCTAGTGGAGTACTACTAGTAGTATTATGTTTGTCGTCACTTTGTTTcaggataattttttttatttgaaaagtGTTTCTAAATGGTTcacgcaacggatcttctgttcCATAGTACCCTGTatatcattttttattatattactatttctcttacataaacatcatgttttagttcttttttgtttccttaacatTCAATAACAATTagttgaataaaaaataaatacaacaggttcaaaaaagtaatatataatagaaaattcataaaaatctcattttttttatgcattttgattttttgagtttgttaaattttgtgtattacttagttaatagttattgaatgttaaggaaacaaaaaagaactaaaacatgatgtttatgtagaagaaatagcaatataataaaaagtgggacagagagtggcacGGGGTATAGGACGGAAGATCCGTTGCGATAATTCACCCTGTAATAatgcgcaacggatcttctgtttCATATTCTGTACCACTCTTTgttccactttttattatattaatatttctccTAAATAAACATCATGTTAtacttcttttttgtttctttaagaTTCAATACCTGTTAAAAGAAAACTGATGCTAGAAAttataaaagaaaggaaaagatgTCAACATCTTCTTATCAGCAGTGAATGAAGCCCACTTCACCTGACTGGTAGgttttactttactttattccCGCCACTGttgcaaataataataataatactgaACGTAAAACAAAAGAATTCATCATGCCCCACCTAAAATTGTTGCCTTGTCAAGATATTTTTCAGgcagttaattttttttaattcaaaataCTTATCCAAAGTGAAAGATATATCGACAACAGCACAGATGAGTTTAGGTTAACAGAGAAAAGGAGCATGATTATTTGGCACTAATATATCTAATCAAACGAGTGGGAGGACTATTATATACTACTATATTTTACCCCCGACTCCACTCTAGCCAGCTTTATAGCACTTACGACGACTGAGCTTCAGGCTATATAGACATGAACATCTAATGCTTTCTCCCGGCCGTGCCATCTCCGATCAATCCTTCCAACCACGCAAAAAAATTATTCTTCCTTCATTATTATTAATCTCCAATTATCTTTTGATCCCTTTAGTCactatatatatagagagagagataatagtaaaaaaaaatgaggagtTTTGCTTTTTCTTGCATAGTTCTTGCAATCCTTCCATCGCTGAGCACAAGTTATGCATTGCCACCCCTAAACTTAAAGAAAAGCAACCATATTTTCATGGTAAGGGAGAAAGTTAATGACCTGATAGAGAATACCTGCAGGAACACCCCTGACTATCAACTTTGCTTCTCAACTCTACTGTCCGATCCTCGAAGCTTCGACGCAGATACTTATGGTCTGGGCCTCATCATAGTTGACGCACTCAAAGATAAGGCAACCTCCGCGGTGAATGCCATCAACAGGCTTAAAGGCTCTAATCCAGAATTCATCCGTCCCTTGATCAAGTGCAGCATCTCATACAATGCAATCCTAAAAGCGGATATTCCTGAAGCAATTGAAGGTTTGAGGAAAGGGGTTCCCAAATTCGCCGAATATGGCATGGCTGACACTGCTGTAGAAGTTCGAGGATGCGAGAATAGTTTCAAGCAGTCCAACTCACCGCTCACTGACCTGAACAAACAAGTCTACGATCTTTCCATTGTAGCTAAATCAATAATCAGGATGCTGCTGTGAGGTCCGTCTCTGTTGTTTGTTCTTGATATTTAATCCCCCAAGTTTTACGACATACATATTCAAAGTTCTGCTGCCTAGGTGACATTGAAACGGGAAGTTACCGCGTTACTGTAACATAGTTGATAGCACAAAAAAAGTTGTTGTTTTGGTCATCGTCATAGATTTGCCTGTCCTCTGATTCTCTGCCCTGCCTTGCCTGAGATTGTAATATGTAATTTACAAATATACTGTAGCTATTGGTGCCTGAGACTCCTCCATTTTCTTCCAGAATATATATACCGAACTCGAggcttaaatttgtttcaagAATTTGTCCTGTTTGGCACCTCACTTTTTTTTGGCGAGTTTTCCttgtaaagtttttaaaaaactgtAGAGGTTacagaaatttcaaaaaaattcactcAAATTTTACACATctcaaaatatccaaaatataaatttccttctttctcatttcttcttcttcccacCCCATCCCAACCCCCACCACCATCGGTAGTTGGCGGCGGCTCCtcttatctttttttcttttcttttcttttctccctttcgCTCTCCCACTTTTCCTATCCTTtttccctccctccctctctccctctctcctctctcctcCCCCTCCTGCTCCTCTTTCCCCACTTTCCCTCTACCTCCTCTCTGTCCCTCTCCTCCTTCCCCTCCCCCCTTGATCGGCGCAATCAAGGGAAAAGGGGGAGCGGGAGGGAGAAGGGGGTGGGTGAGTGAGAGGGAGGAAGGTGGAAGAGGAGGGAGAGGAGAGGAGCAGGAGAAAGAAGGGGGGGAGAGAGTGTGCGaggagagagggaaaaaaaagaaaagaaaagaaggtgCTGGTTGGTTGGCGGTGTTTGGAATAATGGTAGTGACGAGAGGAGGAacaaaaagagaggaaagaaaaagaaaaataatgaagtttTTTAATAGGGAAAATGAtcggtttcatccttcacatttcacaaaaatattcttttcgtccctcacttttaaaatgaagcaatttcgtccttgacatttaaaaactaaaattattacatccctgaacccaaatttcaatctgaatcaaaccaccaatcaacctgattacaaatttttggggtgtaattggtagatcacttgattaaatcaacttgatattcatgtaaaaattaatgaacctaaaaagaaaaaagaaaaaattataatataaaaaagaaaaattaatcttttctacattatcattgtatatactgacggttttatgtaccgtcatatcattttaattttaatttaaacaccaaattttatatttatgatacacatctagattcgcaagcggatatactaacggtgcatgaaaagatttataaaaaaaaaaaactctactattccaagacaaagaatggccttttatgttataatttttatttttttggtttaataaatgtcatgtgaatacaatgaagttgaccgaatgatctatcaattctattttcgaaatttattactaggttattggatggtttgattcaaattgaaaattagattcagggatgtaatagttttaatttttaaatgtcagggacgaatttgcttcattttaaaagtgagggacgaaaagaatatttttgcgaaatgtgagggatgaaacatgtcattttccctttttaataTCTTCACACAAATTTTCATACAACTTTTATAGTGAAttgtactccctccgtcccactttgatagttctagttcttttttcacacagtttaagaaaaaatagttaattttgttggaacaatcaatttaggtagctattttcctaaaataccctcacattaattagagtacaattTTATAGGAACTTGAAttaatggtaaaaaaagaataaactctcattaaatggggtagatttagagtaacaacaacttacattgaataagggtattttagaaaaattaaaatacaactacattcttcaattggagagtggactacaatttgggacagacgaaaaaggaaaacaggactatcaaagtgggacggagggagtaataaaGTTTTATACAAATGTTTAAAAAGCTCACCATCCAAACGTTATGAAACATTCTCTAGTCCCGTGGAGCTGAACGCTCGCACAACAACGCACTGTGGCCATTCTTGAATCTTGATGGATGGTTATAGCCTATAGGCAGAGACGGTGACAATAATGAGACCTTAAAATGCACAAGGATGTGAGTGTGACAATTGGAAGACTTGTTGGCTTTTACAACATCGTCAACTATTGTTCCCCAATCCTACACATGTATTtaaaacccccaaaaaaaaaaaaaaacagagtcATAAATTTGCATGGAAACAATTTCAGAGGTTTGTAGCTTGAGTACAAACCAGAGTGCCATCTCTTTTTCAAGTTTCTTCCGTTTGTTGGTTTTCAAACGTGTGCCCAAAGAAAGAAaggttagtttttttttttttccttctctctctctcgtaCGATAGCTTCCATGGATGATATGTTGTAGAGTCTGATGGTTTAAGGCATTTCTCTCGGTCTTCGGATATTGAGAGAAGCCGGCTGCGAGCCTGAAATTTGTTTTCTATGATCCAATAAGAACCACTACTAatacttaaataaaccaaaacaaCTCAAGATATTTAGATCCCAGACGATGCCAGAGAGCAGAAGCCGGTAGCTACTTATTTTCTGGATCTGATCACATGAATTCACATAACCCAATACTACTATTAATTTGAAGTTTTGAACCAGCACGAGAGCGGGAACTTGAAACAAGTAGTACTATTGCAAAACTGTTTAAAGAAGGCTTTAGTGGAACGCCCACcagcaaacaaaaaaaaaaaatccatatgCTAATCAACAAATCAAAGATTGTCAGCTGCGCCTACATTACATTAAGCTCACGCAAGGCATTCAAATGAAAAGTCAGTCCCCATTTATCATATCATCAGCTAAAACCAAGAATTATtaaagcatcacaagcacagaGTTGAGAATGCATGCACGCAAGTTGAGATACCATCCAGATTTCAAGCAACAGGAAGGAGGGGTCTTATTCTTTTCATTTACGTTCAAGGATGCCCGCTACATAAGCAGGCATGATGcgctactagagtcattaacaccaaattctgcaaaaaaaatatgtaaCTTATTTACTCTCACTGACGCCATAGTCCTGCCATCTGTCACGTAAATGCTGCTCATACATGGCTTTCGACCGGATGCTTTTCGTAGTTTAACAAGATTTCAGAAAAGTAAGCCCATGAAAACCATTTTAAAGGTTAGAGTAGCCTTAACACAGATGATGATGTTTGAGGTTTCTGGTATTTACAATACCCTTTGTGCAATGTCCATTATTCGTTCATGTACTTGCATCAAACACACTCTACTTCTCAGCCAGCTTTCGTTCACCAATAGCTCTCTTCCCAGAATTCCCAGTATCTAAACCAGAAGCATGTTCCTCTATACTGCAAACGAGCATAAAAATGAAAGCTCAAATTCACTTCATCACATCATAAGGAGTTTCGAGCTACGTAGATTCGTCAACTACTTGAGAGAAAGTAAATGCAAAGTCAGAAATCACCTACTTGGGAGGTTCAGAATGCACCGAATTTTTTGCAACGGCAGAGAGATTCACGGGGTCCTGAACTGCAATGAATCTACCATCCCTTGGTCCAGCTGGAATTACAGCTGCGTTATTTCTAGACGACATTCCTGCCAACACAATATTAACTTCTTGACTATTCCTGCCTTGCAGTAAGATAATTGAGCAAGATACTAATCTCAAGCATGTCAAGTCCAGATTTTTCTCTACCTACATACTTGTATATCCCTGGTAGCATCAAATCACCAAAAACATAAATCCCAAGCCAAGAGTATTTTAGGGTACAAGTGCAGTGCATAGCTTGTGGATATGGATGAGAGGGAATTGAATCTTCAAGTGCCAAGAATTAGCCTATATCAAGTTCACGAATGATTGACAAACAGCAAATCCATCCAGGAGAAAGTATTGTAGAATGTCCCCTTCTAAATGGTTAGGATGAGGGAACAAAATTATACAAGGAACTTGAAAGTTTTCAATAGACATCTCAAACCTGCACGCATGTATATCTGGAGATGCTTTTAAAAAATCACACTTCCCACAAATGGTAACAGGGTTGGAACTTGGAAAAGGTACTTTaaaattgtcattttcataTTAAGATCCATGAAAAGAAAGCAATCCATATATAAAGAACAAGCACGGGAAAATAGAAATGAAAACCAAAAAAGGAGAAACCATTGCTGAAGAAGGATTCTTCATTAAGTGAACAAATATCACACAATCAATTCAGGCATCTCTGCCGAAAAGCAAAATGGAATAGGTAAATGGAACAAATATCATTTGGATCAAACAAACTTATGGGTAAAGATGATGCTGGTTGCTGAACCACTAACATTTGTAACAGGAAATCTGTAGCCTGCTGTGAAGTTCTAACTGGATAATAGCTGACAGATCAGAATATGTAGAAATACATAGATGCAGAAAACTATTATATTAGATTAACACTCTTAAACATCCATATTGGAACATAAGTCAAACAAAGGCACTCATTAAGACATTATGCTGAAAATTTGTCGGTCCTGGATCCAAGTTAGGGAAGATTACCTTGGCATATAATAACAACACAAAAGATAACAGTACACAGCATGGCAAATAAGCTTCCACTAGAGGATGAAGAAGATGGTGATGCTTTTGCAGCTTTCATTTTCCTTAGTGCCTTAATCCGCTCAATCTTTGCGCGTTTGATAGCAGCAAGTTCAGCTAACTCTCTGATCAGCTTTTGATCAGCAGCATCCAGTGACAATCCTCTGGGAGGCCGGGGAGGTTTTGGAGGCTTCTTAGCACTCACTGATTTACACTTCTCCATGTCCTTCTCCACTGGGTCTTCAGCCACCACTCCAACCACCTTGTTGTCTATCTCTATCTTCACTTCCTCCTCCCGACATACCACATCCCCATATTTAGGAACACTGCCCAAATTATCCACTTTTCCTCCCTTGACTGACAAATCAAAACCAGTAGAAAGCTTTGCTGGAAAAGGATTTTCTAGTCTAGCACTTGAATTAGGTACAGGAATTGCTTCTTCATTCACAACTCTACAACACTCAATATCATCTTCAAAGTCCCCATACATAAAAAACATGTGATCCATGAAAAATTACAGTGGCAAAGCTCACAATTGACTCTTCATCAACGATTTGCCAAAACTCATCACTCAAATAGTCAACTCCTACTTTTAACTTTCATTGACCCTGTTTTCTTAACACCATTATCTTGAGACCACTAAACGCAATGTCCCATATTTGCTCAGAAATGCACAGAGGAGACACTACTTCAGTAATTCGATTGTAACTCCCCTACTACCAAGCTGACTTGGTGATAAATATGCTTCCTCCAATCCCTCTCCCGGTCAAAACAAGCTCCTGAGAGTAAGCCCCCTACAACATCAAATAGAATATACAATCAATACAGTAACAGCACCAAAGCAATTAAAATTGGCAAGAATATGCTAATTGAATTGTCAAAGTGAGACGCAAAGGACTTGACACCGGAAGAAGCAGCAAATTCCCAGTGcataattcaactacaaaaaaataaagatgCAATGCTTATGGCCAACACTTCTCGTTCAAGAAAGGTACAATACACATAGCAATGACGAAGTTGATTTCCACGATGACCCAATAAACACAGACCaataaaaattcaaactttaAGGAAAACATTGGGATAGTAGCAGGAGAAGAAGTACCTTTAGGAGAAAGGAAAGAGAACCAAGATCCAATGAAGACACAGAACAACAAGAGAATCAATATATACAGAGTTCAAACTGAAGCGGGGTGTATTTATTATGGATTAAATATAGGTTTCTTTCCCTTCGTTTTGAATTAtaggagagagggagagggagaaagagagCGACAGATAAGGGTTAGTGCACGAGGGCTCAGGGGACTCTGGCCAGGGAACAACCAAGAAACTCTCATAAATCCCACTAAATTATTTGCTCAGCATTGTAGTAGTACTAGTAATAGATTCTAAAGATTGCTCACATGGGCTTTCtcccttgtttcttttttctttttctgtgtCTTGGCTTTTCTTTCCCCACTCAGaaactcacacacacacacaaacacaaagaGTAGCACAAGGTGGCAGTCATCGGATCAACTTATCCGTACTCCTTTTAACTCGAAAAGACATTATCGATTCATGATAACTGTACTTACTTCATACTTCCTCTCACAGTAGCTAGTCGCGGTAGGAATTTCCTTCAAATCTCAACTAGTACAATGCTATAAACCACTGAAGCCCTCTTGCTCTCTCCGCCGACAGTTTTCCTGAATGGTAGTTGAAGTGTCCATTAATGATAAGGAAACGGGCAATTGctaattttcctttttgtttggtCAAATATAAGAGGGAAGTGGAAGTTGACGCGggagggatattgtggcctaaaTTGGAAGCCTatgatttctttctttctttctttctttcttccttctgcTGGACACATTTCTGTGTACTAACAAGTAACAAGCGTGATTCCGAGAACATGTTTTATATGCTCATCAAAAAATATGTACATTCGACAGTAATCACAGTTAACTTGAGGAATAAAAAACCCAATtttaaagttaaaaaagaaaactaCCAACACAACTTAAATATAGATCGACTTTCACTTTTGGATACAATTTTCTGAATATAGATCGACTCGGTTCAATTTTCTACCACGGTGTTATCACACAATTAGGaagcacaaaagaaaaaaaatatgttgcACTGTGCATTTAGTTTCAACCACTTCTTCAACAAAAGTATTCTGAATACAAAGCATATATCTTCCTTATAACATAGTGGTATTACCTTCTTAATTAAGAAGAGtattcttttattacttttattacGATTTAGTACGCAGTGGAAGTGTAGAATTCATAATGTATACATATAAGTTTAACAAGTTTACATTTATAGATAGATATAAGCAGTCAACAAAGGCTTTCATCAATAAGTATATAGAAgtaatagtttttttttgggggggggggggggggtgtgaaGTTTATTCCTATTGGGGGCAGTGCCAAAATCATTAACAACGAGATAATGACATATGGCATTTGGAATCTCTTACCTTATgtgaaaaaagggaaaaaaaaaaaaaaaaaaaggacaagtctctgtcattcattcattcttaTCAAGTTTCCAATTCAAAATGCTAACCATAtacgtacatatatatatttttccatGTGGAGTGACATAGCATTGTCGTCCGAAGTGAGGCCATTGGGACAAGATTTGCTTACTATTTTGGAGCGTTAACTTAAAATACGAAAACCATTTACTGCTAATTTCCGTCTTGAATTGTGACCACACAGGCAAATCgttttgaagagtttttttgGTAAGTTGCGTCAGGTGGAGATATGGAGTGCAAAATATTTACAGAATTCTTCGTCAAGAAATCATGATGCTTTATTGCTAAGCATTTAAGAAATATGCAAAATGGTAAGCACAGAAATTTTTGTTTGCCTAGTAAATACAATTCAAACTTTCCATTCTTGCTGCAAGTGTTGCAGCCATAAAACCCCCGGTACAGATTGATCAGTTTAATTGGCTCGCTTCACCTTCACACTGTCAATTGTCAATAACTGTCAATTGTCAATGTCAATCAACAGCATGAAGAAGACATTCTACCACAACTTTATGCCATCCAA
It contains:
- the LOC113765696 gene encoding cell wall / vacuolar inhibitor of fructosidase 1-like; protein product: MRSFAFSCIVLAILPSLSTSYALPPLNLKKSNHIFMVREKVNDLIENTCRNTPDYQLCFSTLLSDPRSFDADTYGLGLIIVDALKDKATSAVNAINRLKGSNPEFIRPLIKCSISYNAILKADIPEAIEGLRKGVPKFAEYGMADTAVEVRGCENSFKQSNSPLTDLNKQVYDLSIVAKSIIRMLL
- the LOC113764847 gene encoding uncharacterized protein LOC113764847 isoform X1; the protein is MDHMFFMYGDFEDDIECCRVVNEEAIPVPNSSARLENPFPAKLSTGFDLSVKGGKVDNLGSVPKYGDVVCREEEVKIEIDNKVVGVVAEDPVEKDMEKCKSVSAKKPPKPPRPPRGLSLDAADQKLIRELAELAAIKRAKIERIKALRKMKAAKASPSSSSSSGSLFAMLCTVIFCVVIICQGMSSRNNAAVIPAGPRDGRFIAVQDPVNLSAVAKNSVHSEPPNIEEHASGLDTGNSGKRAIGERKLAEK
- the LOC113764847 gene encoding uncharacterized protein LOC113764847 isoform X2; protein product: MDHMFFMYGDFEDDIECCRVVNEEAIPVPNSSARLENPFPAKLSTGFDLSVKGGKVDNLGSVPKYGDVVCREEEVKIEIDNKVVGVVAEDPVEKDMEKCKSVSAKKPPKPPRPPRGLSLDAADQKLIRELAELAAIKRAKIERIKALRKMKAAKASPSSSSSSGSLFAMLCTVIFCVVIICQGMSSRNNAAVIPAGPRDGRFIAVQDPVNLSAVAKNSVHSEPPK